A DNA window from Primulina tabacum isolate GXHZ01 chromosome 12, ASM2559414v2, whole genome shotgun sequence contains the following coding sequences:
- the LOC142521316 gene encoding AT-hook motif nuclear-localized protein 17-like, with translation MKYHYSTMLPKPHRQPANFQHPPPPHLHHSFPSPSAAADRPKSSEVGAHSPSNSTMKKPKDHPQPNDGASIEVIRRPRGRPPGSKNKPRPAVIVTPDSPEPPMTPYVLELPPGVDVIEAITRFCRKRNLGLCVLNGYGLVSNVTLKQPSTTPGATVTFHGRFDILSISATILPPSTSSPNLASGLANGFTITLAGPQGQMVGGIVMGPLISAATVYLISTTFNSPSYDRLPMDDSVVDGDQSTPAVSGGGMDSGGVGGDGVTAAESCGISIHSYNQPSEVIWATTARQPPPLHPPRY, from the coding sequence ATGAAATATCATTACAGCACCATGTTACCCAAGCCCCACCGTCAACCCGCCAACTTCCAGCATCCGCCGCCGCCACACCTCCACCATTCTTTTCCCAGTCCATCTGCCGCCGCCGACCGTCCCAAGTCATCCGAAGTTGGTGCTCATAGTCCCTCCAACTCAACCATGAAGAAACCAAAAGACCACCCTCAACCCAACGACGGCGCCAGCATCGAAGTCATCCGCCGCCCGCGCGGCCGACCGCCCGGTTCCAAGAACAAACCCAGACCAGCAGTGATCGTAACTCCGGATTCACCCGAACCGCCGATGACGCCTTACGTCCTCGAGCTCCCTCCCGGTGTTGATGTCATCGAAGCCATCACTCGCTTCTGTCGGAAGAGGAATCTTGGTCTCTGCGTTCTCAATGGCTACGGCTTGGTTTCCAACGTCACTCTGAAGCAGCCGTCGACGACCCCCGGCGCCACCGTCACCTTCCATGGCCGGTTCGACATCCTATCGATCTCCGCCACGATTCTTCCGCCGTCTACTTCGTCTCCGAATTTAGCTAGTGGGTTGGCCAACGGGTTCACCATAACACTGGCAGGCCCACAGGGGCAGATGGTGGGTGGGATCGTAATGGGTCCTTTGATATCCGCCGCCACCGTTTATCTGATTTCGACCACTTTCAACAGCCCATCATACGATAGATTACCGATGGATGATAGTGTTGTCGACGGGGACCAGTCTACCCCTGCGGTCTCCGGTGGAGGAATGGACAGTGGCGGCGTGGGAGGTGATGGTGTCACAGCAGCGGAATCATGTGGGATTTCCATTCACAGCTATAACCAGCCTTCGGAAGTGATCTGGGCTACCACCGCGAGACAGCCTCCACCACTCCACCCGCCACGCTACTGA